A genome region from Rhinopithecus roxellana isolate Shanxi Qingling chromosome 10, ASM756505v1, whole genome shotgun sequence includes the following:
- the RDH5 gene encoding retinol dehydrogenase 5 yields the protein MWLPLLLGAILWAVLWLLRDRQSLPASDAFVFITGCDSGFGRLLALQLDQRGFRVLASCLTPSGAEDLQRVASSRLHTTLLDITDPQSVQQAAKWVETHVKEAGLFGLVNNAGVAGIIGPTPWLTRDDFQRVLNVNTMGPIGVTLALLPLLQQARGRVINITSVLGRLAANGGGYCVSKFGLEAFSDSLRRDVAHFGIRVSIVEPGFFRTPVTNLESLEKTLQACWARLPPATQAHYGGAFLTKYLKMQQRIMNLICDPDLTKVSQCLEHALTARHPRTRYSPGWDAKLLWLPASYLPASLVDAVLTWILPKPAQAVY from the exons ATgtggctgcctctgctgctggGTGCCATACTCTGGGCAGTGCTGTGGTTGCTCAGGGACCGGCAGAGCCTGCCCGCCAGCGATGCCTTTGTCTTCATCACCGGCTGTGACTCAGGCTTTGGGCGCCTTCTGGCACTGCAGCTGGACCAGAGAGGCTTCCGAGTCCTGGCCAGCTGCCTGACCCCCTCTGGGGCCGAGGACCTGCAGCGGGTGGCCTCCTCCCGCCTCCACACTACCCTGCTGGATATCACTGATCCCCAGAGCGTCCAGCAGGCAGCCAAGTGGGTGGAGACGCATGTTAAGGAAGCAG GGCTTTTTGGTCTGGTGAATAATGCTGGTGTGGCTGGTATCATCGGACCCACACCATGGCTGACCCGGGATGATTTCCAGCGGGTGCTGAATGTGAACACAATGGGTCCCATCGGGGTCACCCTTGCCCTGCTGCCTCTGCTGCAGCAAGCCCGGGGCCGGGTGATCAACATCACCAGCGTCCTGGGTCGCCTGGCAGCCAATGGTGGGGGCTACTGTGTCTCCAAATTTGGCCTGGAGGCCTTCTCTGACAGTCTGAG GCGGGATGTGGCTCATTTTGGGATACGAGTCTCCATCGTGGAGCCTGGCTTCTTCCGAACCCCTGTGACCAACCTGGAGAGTCTGGAGAAAACCCTGCAGGCCTGCTGGGCACGGCTACCTCCTGCCACACAGGCCCACTATGGGGGGGCCTTCCTCACCAAGT ACCTGAAAATGCAACAGCGCATCATGAACCTGATCTGTGACCCGGACCTAACCAAGGTGAGCCAATGCCTGGAGCATGCCCTGACTGCTCGACACCCCCGAACCCGCTACAGCCCGGGCTGGGATGCCAAGCTGCTCTGGCTGCCTGCCTCCTACCTGCCAGCCAGCCTGGTGGATGCTGTGCTCACCTGGATCCTTCCCAAGCCTGCCCAAGCGGTCTACTGA
- the BLOC1S1 gene encoding biogenesis of lysosome-related organelles complex 1 subunit 1, with protein sequence MAPGSRGERSSFRSRRGPDVPSPQPDVTMLSRLLKEHQAKQNERKELQEKRRREAITAATCLTEALVDHLNVGVAQAYMNQRKLDHEVKTLQVQAAQFAKQTGQWIGMVENFNQALKEIGDVENWARSIELDMRTIATALEYVYKGQLQSAPS encoded by the exons ATGGCCCCGGGGAGCCGAGGTGAGCGTTCCAGCTTCCGGAGCCGGAGGGGGCCCGACGTACCCAGCCCCCAGCCCGACGTGACCATGCTGTCCCGCCTCCTAAAAGAACACCAGGCCAAGCAGAATGAACGAAAGGAGCTACAGG AGAAGAGGAGGCGAGAGGCTATCACTGCAGCGACCTGCCTGACAGAAGCTTTGGTGGATCACCTCAATGTGGG TGTGGCCCAGGCCTACATGAACCAGAGAAAGCTGGACCATGAGGTGAAGACCCTACAGGTCCAGGCTGCCCAATTTGCCAAGCAGACAGGCCAGTGGATCGGAATGGTGGAGAACTTCAACCAGGCACTCAAG GAAATTGGGGATGTGGAGAACTGGGCTCGGAGCATCGAGCTGGACATGCGCACCATTGCCACTGCACTGGAATATGTCTACAAAGGGCAACTGCAATCTGCCCCTTCCTAG